The Cystobacter ferrugineus genome includes a window with the following:
- a CDS encoding tetratricopeptide repeat protein has translation MLGRGPDAPDGERSHHRTLLLQLFAGAVCLVAASLLALFRDKSLPLWILLVMGAGGLAGLVKYIAEAYQKHRQLHEEEERHRQTRERVLTSALSQWPPLRVSQMDPYGLGITPSKIAKRYARPGQLPPYVPRAIDAQLDGVLRTKRLVLVVGDSKAGKSRTAFEAVRRMHLEPLLLVPTSGPALQQLFSLEPPLDWGPGPAVLWLDDLHRFLGPGGLGESLLSTLLQHKRPLTVVATLTAVRYRELLGRDGIGEDTRSLLKRFDEGEVPLNSELNASELDKAHQLYPHEPRDRMQKGLGEHLVAARELTRKLISESQTEPVGNALVLAAADWRRAGLQRPIPEPELRQLAGLYLSGLRVDAELTDDTYARGLKWARQPVSSHVAMFLAMQGENGRAFDIFDYIPDFLERQGTSIPEHTWNFLIERVTFEEANAIGIVAHGRNELGVAKRAFAKALASNHVDAAPRAANILGELLEKQGDVERARAAYQRALDSGHADEAPLAANNLGLLLEKQGAVEGARAAFQRAIESGHADAAPWAANNLGVLLEKQGAVEGARAAFQRAIESGHADAAPLAANNLGVLLEKQGAVEGARAAFQRAIESGHADAAPWAANNLGVLLEKQGAVEGARAAXQRAIESGHADAAPLAANNLGALLGKQGAVEGARAAFQRAIESGHADAAPLAANNLGVLLEKQGAVEGARAAFQRAIESGHADAAPWAANNLGVLLEKQGAVEGARAAYQRAIKSGHADAAPLAANNLGELLEKQGAVEGARAAYQRALDSGHADEAPRAANNLGELLEEQGDVAGARAAYQRAMDSGHSNVAPRAANNFGVLLEEQGDVAGARAAYQRAMDSGHSDVAPWAAVSLGWLLEKQGDVAGARAVYQRALDSSNAELSSQAQERLRELSTREKGEDIRYTEKEASAQP, from the coding sequence GTGCTTGGCCGTGGACCAGACGCACCAGATGGGGAGCGAAGCCATCATCGCACGTTGCTGCTCCAGCTGTTCGCGGGCGCCGTCTGCCTCGTGGCCGCATCCCTCCTGGCGCTCTTCCGGGACAAGTCGCTGCCACTCTGGATCCTGCTCGTGATGGGCGCGGGAGGGCTGGCCGGACTCGTCAAATACATTGCCGAGGCGTACCAGAAGCACCGCCAGCTCCACGAGGAAGAGGAACGCCACCGCCAGACAAGGGAGCGAGTTCTCACCTCGGCGCTCTCCCAGTGGCCACCTCTCCGCGTGAGCCAGATGGACCCCTATGGGCTGGGCATCACCCCATCGAAGATCGCCAAGAGGTACGCCCGTCCAGGACAGCTTCCCCCGTACGTGCCACGTGCGATCGATGCACAGCTCGACGGAGTGCTCCGAACGAAGCGCCTTGTCCTCGTGGTCGGAGATTCCAAGGCGGGAAAATCACGCACGGCCTTCGAGGCTGTCCGCCGCATGCATCTCGAGCCACTGCTCCTCGTTCCCACGAGCGGGCCTGCTCTTCAACAACTCTTCAGCCTCGAGCCGCCGCTCGACTGGGGGCCCGGACCCGCCGTGCTCTGGCTCGACGATCTCCACCGCTTCCTCGGTCCCGGTGGCCTCGGCGAGTCGCTGCTGAGCACCCTCCTTCAACACAAACGCCCGCTCACGGTGGTCGCGACCCTCACCGCGGTCCGGTATCGGGAGCTGCTGGGTAGGGACGGAATCGGCGAGGACACGCGGAGCCTCCTCAAGAGATTCGACGAGGGAGAGGTTCCCCTGAACTCCGAGCTGAATGCTTCCGAGCTCGACAAGGCGCATCAGCTCTATCCGCATGAGCCCAGGGACCGGATGCAAAAGGGCCTTGGAGAGCATCTGGTCGCGGCCCGCGAACTCACCAGGAAGCTCATCTCCGAAAGCCAGACAGAGCCGGTGGGAAACGCCCTCGTCCTGGCGGCCGCCGATTGGCGCCGAGCGGGACTGCAACGCCCCATTCCAGAGCCGGAGCTTCGGCAGCTCGCCGGGCTCTACTTGTCCGGGTTGCGTGTGGACGCGGAGCTGACAGACGACACCTACGCGCGGGGATTGAAGTGGGCCCGACAGCCCGTCAGCTCTCATGTCGCGATGTTCCTCGCGATGCAGGGAGAGAATGGCAGGGCCTTCGATATCTTCGATTACATACCCGACTTCCTGGAGCGCCAGGGAACCAGCATTCCCGAACATACGTGGAACTTCCTCATCGAGCGCGTCACCTTCGAAGAAGCCAATGCCATCGGGATTGTCGCCCATGGTCGGAATGAACTTGGAGTGGCGAAGCGCGCCTTCGCGAAGGCGCTGGCCTCGAATCACGTCGACGCAGCCCCTCGGGCCGCCAACATCCTCGGGGAGTTGCTGGAGAAGCAAGGGGATGTCGAGAGGGCCCGCGCCGCCTACCAGCGCGCCCTGGACTCCGGCCATGCTGACGAGGCCCCCCTTGCCGCCAACAACCTCGGGTTGCTGCTGGAGAAGCAAGGAGCTGTCGAGGGGGCCCGCGCCGCCTTCCAGCGCGCCATCGAGTCCGGCCATGCCGATGCGGCCCCCTGGGCCGCCAACAACCTCGGGGTGCTGCTGGAGAAGCAAGGAGCTGTCGAGGGGGCCCGCGCCGCCTTCCAGCGCGCCATCGAGTCCGGCCATGCCGATGCGGCCCCCCTTGCCGCCAACAACCTCGGGGTGCTGCTGGAGAAGCAAGGAGCTGTCGAGGGGGCCCGCGCCGCCTTCCAGCGCGCCATCGAGTCCGGCCATGCCGATGCGGCCCCCTGGGCCGCCAACAACCTCGGGGTGCTGCTGGAGAAGCAAGGAGCTGTCGAGGGGGCCCGCGCCGCCTWCCAGCGCGCCATCGAGTCCGGCCATGCCGATGCGGCCCCCCTTGCCGCCAACAACCTCGGGGCGCTGCTGGGGAAGCAAGGAGCTGTCGAGGGGGCCCGCGCCGCCTTCCAGCGCGCCATCGAGTCCGGCCATGCCGATGCGGCCCCCCTTGCCGCCAACAACCTCGGGGTGCTGCTGGAGAAGCAAGGAGCTGTCGAGGGGGCCCGCGCCGCCTTCCAGCGCGCCATCGAGTCCGGCCATGCCGATGCGGCCCCCTGGGCCGCCAACAACCTCGGGGTGCTGCTGGAGAAGCAAGGAGCTGTCGAGGGGGCCCGCGCCGCCTACCAGCGCGCCATCAAGTCCGGCCATGCCGATGCGGCCCCCCTTGCCGCCAACAACCTCGGGGAGTTGCTGGAGAAGCAAGGAGCTGTCGAGGGGGCCCGCGCCGCCTACCAGCGCGCCCTGGACTCCGGCCATGCCGACGAGGCTCCCCGGGCCGCCAACAACCTCGGGGAGTTGCTGGAGGAGCAAGGGGATGTCGCGGGAGCCCGCGCCGCCTACCAGCGCGCCATGGACTCCGGCCACTCCAACGTGGCCCCCCGGGCCGCCAACAACTTCGGGGTGCTGCTGGAGGAGCAAGGGGATGTCGCGGGAGCCCGCGCCGCCTACCAGCGCGCCATGGACTCCGGCCACTCCGACGTGGCCCCCTGGGCCGCCGTCAGCCTCGGGTGGCTGCTGGAGAAGCAAGGGGATGTCGCGGGGGCCCGCGCCGTCTACCAGCGTGCCCTCGACTCCAGCAACGCGGAACTCAGTTCGCAAGCCCAGGAACGACTCCGTGAGCTCTCCACCCGGGAGAAAGGAGAAGACATCCGCTACACGGAGAAAGAGGCATCCGCCCAGCCGTAA
- a CDS encoding septal ring lytic transglycosylase RlpA family protein, whose translation MNTKLVRRTAIAVTAMGLLGLTGALVVPSANASQVSTLATCNATWYGAEGEIPEGWPTASGEPFSRWALKAAHNSLPFGTRVKVTYQGRSVTVTINDRGGFGGATCLDLTYGAFTQIANTDLGVIPVQYEILR comes from the coding sequence ATGAACACGAAGCTCGTTCGTCGAACCGCCATTGCCGTGACCGCCATGGGCCTCCTCGGCCTGACAGGCGCCCTGGTCGTGCCCTCCGCCAATGCCTCCCAGGTGAGCACCCTCGCCACCTGCAACGCCACCTGGTACGGCGCGGAGGGCGAAATCCCCGAGGGATGGCCGACCGCCAGCGGTGAGCCCTTCAGCCGGTGGGCGCTCAAGGCCGCACACAACTCCCTGCCGTTCGGTACCCGGGTCAAGGTCACCTACCAGGGCCGCTCCGTCACCGTGACCATCAATGACCGCGGAGGCTTTGGCGGCGCGACCTGCCTGGACCTCACCTACGGAGCGTTCACGCAGATCGCCAATACCGACCTGGGCGTCATCCCCGTGCAGTACGAAATCCTCCGGTGA
- a CDS encoding helix-turn-helix domain-containing protein, with the protein MGEDEGGPKRTLLNASASLAGSNLIMLHSHSWLAPSTLARHLVCLWRLRGELAPGARVPILPGIAAADVVLQLGQPGRLVQDGQGRELPARFVVGGLGRALEIEPRGAVDVIGIQLPPACACLLGTRGAALRERVEPLAGLAPSLDEALARWARAHAGSPSGMDSLWEVLAAHVCPQCDPLVREAARALSVEGEAVGDLATRLGLSRRQLTRRFQDAVGVPPREFVRFARFTRAWQVAATEPGSKWADVAADAGYADQPHLDRDFREFVGAAPSRVYPGGHPVEATVEEDGSAMSPPSKPGPSSRR; encoded by the coding sequence TTGGGGGAGGACGAGGGGGGCCCGAAGCGCACCCTGTTGAACGCATCCGCGTCCCTCGCGGGTTCCAACCTCATCATGTTGCACTCCCACTCCTGGTTGGCCCCCTCCACGCTCGCTCGCCACCTCGTATGCCTCTGGCGGCTGCGAGGCGAGCTCGCACCCGGCGCGCGCGTCCCCATCCTCCCGGGCATCGCGGCGGCGGATGTGGTGCTCCAACTCGGGCAGCCTGGACGCCTGGTCCAGGACGGACAGGGGCGGGAACTCCCCGCCCGGTTCGTCGTGGGAGGGCTCGGGCGGGCGCTGGAGATCGAGCCTCGGGGGGCGGTGGATGTCATTGGCATCCAATTGCCCCCGGCGTGTGCCTGCCTGCTGGGCACGAGGGGCGCGGCCCTGCGGGAGCGGGTGGAGCCGCTCGCCGGGCTTGCTCCTTCCCTCGATGAGGCGCTCGCGCGCTGGGCTCGGGCGCACGCCGGCTCGCCCTCCGGGATGGACTCCCTGTGGGAGGTGCTCGCGGCGCACGTGTGTCCCCAGTGCGACCCGCTCGTGCGCGAGGCGGCGCGGGCGCTGTCGGTCGAGGGCGAGGCGGTGGGAGACCTCGCGACGCGGCTGGGGCTGTCCCGCCGGCAGCTCACGCGGCGGTTCCAGGACGCGGTGGGCGTGCCCCCTCGCGAGTTCGTCCGCTTCGCGCGCTTCACCCGGGCGTGGCAGGTGGCGGCGACGGAGCCCGGGTCGAAGTGGGCCGACGTGGCCGCCGACGCGGGGTATGCCGATCAACCCCACCTCGACCGGGACTTCCGGGAGTTCGTGGGGGCCGCGCCCTCTCGGGTCTATCCCGGCGGCCACCCGGTGGAGGCCACCGTCGAGGAGGACGGGTCCGCCATGTCCCCTCCATCCAAGCCGGGGCCTTCCTCCCGGCGGTAG
- a CDS encoding alpha/beta fold hydrolase yields MDTKLPPSTAHAGKITGSYLTTRDGTQIYFKDWGPKDGKPIVFSHGWPLTADAWEDQMLFLSARGYRTIAHDRRGHGRSSQPWDGHDMDTYADDLAQLTAALGLEKAIHVGHSTGGGEVARYIGRHGTSRVAKAVLIGAVPPIMLKTDWHPNGLPIDVFDGIRAGVLGDRSSFFKELTLAFYGFNRPGVKVSEGLRDSFWMQGMMGGLKAEYDCIKAFSETDFRADLARFDVPTLVMHGDDDQIVPIDGAAKLTVSLVKGARLKSYPGFGHGMCSVNKDVINRDLLAFIQE; encoded by the coding sequence ATGGACACGAAGCTCCCTCCCAGTACCGCTCACGCTGGCAAGATCACTGGCAGCTATCTCACCACCCGGGATGGCACCCAGATCTACTTCAAGGACTGGGGCCCGAAGGATGGCAAGCCCATCGTCTTCTCTCATGGATGGCCACTCACCGCGGACGCCTGGGAGGATCAAATGTTGTTCCTGTCGGCGCGGGGCTACCGCACCATCGCCCACGATCGCCGCGGCCACGGCCGCTCGTCACAGCCGTGGGACGGCCACGACATGGACACCTATGCCGATGATCTCGCCCAGTTGACCGCCGCGCTCGGCCTCGAGAAGGCCATCCATGTCGGCCACTCGACTGGCGGCGGCGAGGTCGCGCGCTATATCGGCCGTCACGGGACGTCGCGCGTCGCCAAGGCCGTGCTCATCGGCGCCGTGCCACCGATCATGCTCAAGACCGACTGGCATCCGAATGGCCTGCCCATCGACGTATTCGATGGCATCCGCGCCGGGGTGCTCGGTGACCGCTCGAGCTTCTTCAAGGAGCTGACCCTGGCGTTCTATGGCTTCAACCGTCCAGGCGTGAAGGTCTCGGAAGGTCTGCGCGACAGCTTCTGGATGCAGGGCATGATGGGCGGACTGAAGGCTGAATATGACTGCATCAAGGCCTTCTCGGAGACCGACTTCCGCGCCGATCTCGCCAGGTTCGACGTGCCGACCCTGGTGATGCACGGCGACGACGACCAGATCGTGCCGATCGATGGCGCGGCGAAGCTCACGGTTTCGTTGGTCAAGGGCGCGCGGCTCAAGAGCTATCCGGGCTTCGGCCACGGCATGTGCTCGGTCAACAAGGACGTCATCAACCGCGACCTGCTGGCCTTCATCCAGGAGTAG
- a CDS encoding adenosylcobinamide-GDP ribazoletransferase: MPLPPMLRGARAAFAFYTRIPVGGFPYAPADWQWASGWFPLVGASLGGLLALIWLAVERAGPLVASAVVVGVGMLLTGALHEDGLADTADALGGAYDRTRLFEILKDSRIGSFGAGALCVVLVLRIALLARLDEAAPLALVLSQCLARTPPIWLMVSLPYVSSEATSRSRSMVRVSGAQAMLATACPVLLMGALLWRGGLEVATAWALVAAAGLTALVCGWRFWVRAGGITGDFLGATQQVGECALLLVLALSRGEVA, from the coding sequence ATGCCGCTTCCTCCCATGCTCCGGGGCGCCCGTGCGGCCTTCGCCTTCTACACCCGCATTCCCGTGGGGGGCTTCCCCTACGCCCCGGCGGACTGGCAGTGGGCCTCGGGCTGGTTTCCGCTGGTGGGCGCGAGCCTCGGTGGGCTGCTGGCGCTGATCTGGCTGGCCGTCGAGCGCGCGGGGCCCCTGGTCGCCTCCGCGGTGGTGGTGGGCGTGGGGATGCTGCTCACGGGGGCGCTGCACGAGGACGGCCTGGCCGACACCGCCGACGCGCTCGGGGGCGCGTACGACCGCACGCGCCTCTTCGAGATCCTCAAGGACAGCCGCATCGGCTCCTTCGGCGCGGGGGCGCTGTGCGTCGTGCTGGTGCTGCGCATCGCGCTGCTGGCGAGACTCGATGAGGCCGCGCCGCTGGCGCTCGTGCTGAGCCAATGCCTGGCACGCACCCCTCCCATCTGGTTGATGGTGAGCCTGCCCTATGTGTCGAGCGAGGCGACCTCGCGCAGCCGGAGCATGGTGCGCGTCTCTGGAGCCCAGGCGATGCTGGCCACCGCCTGTCCCGTCCTGCTGATGGGCGCGCTGCTCTGGCGGGGAGGGTTGGAGGTGGCCACCGCGTGGGCGCTCGTGGCGGCCGCCGGCCTCACCGCGCTTGTCTGTGGTTGGCGCTTCTGGGTGCGCGCGGGCGGCATCACCGGGGACTTCCTCGGGGCCACGCAGCAGGTGGGGGAGTGTGCCCTCCTGCTCGTCCTGGCGCTGTCTCGCGGCGAGGTGGCCTGA
- the cobT gene encoding nicotinate-nucleotide--dimethylbenzimidazole phosphoribosyltransferase, with protein MSTRENEPSARAVETTRGGWSIPAPDLAAAERARQRQSRLTKPPGSLGVLEEVAVKLAALQGTPLPRSRPASALLFASDHAVTRHGVSPYPPAVTGAMVENFLRGGAASSVLCRHLGVPLRVVDVGVMRPLSPPAVEGVSFRRDPVADEPGGDLRVEDAMSEATFQRALAAGAAEVDALPDEVRLVVLGEMGIGNTTVAAAVAALLLGREAEEVVGRGTGVDEAGLARKVEVVRDAVRRLRGASPEHAVRSAGGRDIAALMGAAGRAIERRKAVLVDGFIVSVAMLALERMAPGAREWMLFAHRSAEAGHRHVLESLGARPLLELGLRLGEGSGALTALPLVDAACALHAGMATFEEAGVPDKGRG; from the coding sequence GTGAGCACCCGGGAGAACGAGCCGAGCGCCCGAGCGGTGGAGACGACGCGAGGAGGGTGGAGCATTCCGGCGCCGGACCTGGCGGCGGCCGAGCGAGCCCGGCAAAGACAGTCGCGCCTCACCAAGCCCCCGGGCAGCCTGGGGGTCCTGGAGGAGGTGGCGGTGAAGCTGGCCGCGTTGCAGGGCACGCCCCTGCCTCGGAGCCGGCCCGCTTCGGCCCTGCTCTTCGCGTCGGATCATGCCGTCACCCGTCACGGCGTCTCGCCCTATCCCCCGGCCGTCACCGGGGCCATGGTGGAGAACTTCCTTCGGGGAGGCGCGGCCTCCAGTGTCCTGTGCCGGCACCTGGGCGTGCCGCTGCGCGTGGTGGACGTGGGGGTGATGCGGCCGCTCTCGCCCCCTGCTGTCGAGGGAGTCTCCTTCCGGCGCGACCCGGTGGCGGACGAGCCGGGGGGAGACCTGCGGGTGGAGGACGCGATGAGCGAGGCCACCTTCCAGCGCGCGCTGGCGGCGGGAGCCGCGGAGGTGGACGCGCTTCCGGACGAGGTCCGCCTGGTGGTGCTGGGGGAGATGGGCATTGGCAACACCACCGTGGCGGCCGCGGTGGCGGCGCTGCTGCTCGGGCGGGAGGCGGAGGAGGTGGTGGGCCGGGGCACGGGCGTGGACGAGGCGGGCCTGGCACGCAAGGTGGAGGTGGTGCGCGATGCGGTGCGGCGGCTCCGGGGCGCGAGTCCCGAGCATGCCGTGCGCTCCGCGGGGGGACGGGACATCGCCGCCCTGATGGGCGCGGCGGGGCGGGCCATCGAGCGGCGCAAGGCCGTGCTGGTGGACGGCTTCATCGTCTCGGTGGCCATGCTGGCGCTGGAGCGGATGGCCCCGGGCGCGCGGGAGTGGATGCTGTTCGCCCACCGCTCGGCGGAGGCGGGCCACCGGCACGTCCTGGAGTCCCTCGGCGCGAGGCCGCTGCTCGAGCTGGGGTTGCGGCTGGGGGAGGGCAGTGGCGCGTTGACGGCGCTGCCGCTGGTGGACGCCGCGTGCGCGCTGCACGCGGGCATGGCCACCTTCGAGGAGGCCGGGGTACCAGACAAGGGGCGGGGCTGA
- a CDS encoding cobyric acid synthase, which translates to MKARTLMIQGTASSVGKSLLVTALCRIYARRGFKVAPFKSQNMALNSAVTPDGAEIGRAQYAQAEAARAVPCAEMNPILLKPETTSGSQVVVMGRVLGSMHFRDYHRRKPELREVVGQALDSLRERHELVIIEGAGSPAEVNLKDRDLVNMWVAERADAPVALVTDIERGGALAALVGTLELLEPAERARVRAMVVNKFRGDPALFEGGVRFLENRCGIRVAGVIPHLGDTGIASEDSLDLRKGEPESRGGALVCILRLPRLSNFDEFEPLAREPGVEVRWCERPEDLEGARLVIIPGTKCTANDLGWLRRTGLAGALVRRVHEGQPVLGICGGYQMLGERILDPLGVESSEPDVAGLGLLPVVTRFEKEKSTAPVSLRLGEGLPGMRAAGGAEVRGYEIHCGQVTVAPGAQPFGLRMRTGEDASQVPEGCVTRGGQVAGTLVHGLFENVPVRRALLSEFGVTTAGASPADPYEVLADHFASALDLTYLDQMVGL; encoded by the coding sequence ATGAAGGCCCGTACCCTGATGATCCAAGGCACCGCGTCCAGCGTGGGCAAGAGCCTGCTGGTGACGGCCCTCTGCCGCATCTACGCGCGGCGGGGTTTCAAGGTGGCGCCCTTCAAGTCGCAGAACATGGCGCTCAACTCCGCGGTGACGCCGGATGGAGCGGAGATCGGCCGAGCCCAATACGCCCAGGCCGAGGCGGCGCGGGCGGTGCCGTGCGCGGAGATGAATCCCATCCTCCTCAAACCGGAGACGACGTCGGGCTCCCAGGTGGTGGTGATGGGCCGGGTGCTGGGGAGCATGCACTTTCGTGACTACCACCGGCGCAAGCCCGAGCTGCGCGAGGTGGTGGGGCAGGCGTTGGACTCCCTGCGCGAGCGCCATGAACTCGTCATCATCGAGGGGGCGGGCAGCCCGGCGGAGGTGAACCTCAAGGATCGCGATCTGGTGAACATGTGGGTGGCCGAGCGAGCCGATGCCCCGGTGGCACTGGTGACGGACATCGAGCGGGGCGGGGCGCTGGCGGCGCTGGTGGGGACGCTGGAGCTGCTCGAGCCCGCGGAGCGGGCGCGGGTGCGGGCGATGGTGGTGAACAAGTTCCGCGGCGATCCGGCCCTGTTCGAGGGTGGAGTGCGCTTTCTGGAGAACCGGTGCGGCATCCGCGTGGCGGGAGTCATCCCCCACCTGGGAGACACGGGCATCGCCAGCGAGGACTCGCTGGACCTGCGCAAGGGAGAGCCGGAGTCGCGGGGTGGGGCGCTGGTGTGCATCCTGAGGCTGCCGCGCCTGTCCAACTTCGATGAGTTCGAGCCGTTGGCGCGCGAGCCGGGAGTCGAGGTGCGCTGGTGCGAGCGGCCCGAGGACCTGGAGGGGGCGCGGCTCGTCATCATCCCGGGCACCAAGTGCACGGCGAATGATCTGGGCTGGCTGCGGCGCACGGGGCTGGCGGGAGCGCTGGTGCGGCGGGTGCACGAGGGCCAGCCGGTGCTGGGCATCTGCGGCGGCTACCAGATGCTGGGCGAGCGCATCCTCGACCCGTTGGGCGTGGAGTCCTCGGAGCCGGATGTGGCGGGGCTGGGCCTGCTGCCGGTGGTGACGCGCTTCGAGAAGGAGAAGTCCACCGCGCCGGTGTCCCTGCGGCTCGGGGAGGGGCTACCGGGGATGCGCGCCGCCGGAGGCGCCGAGGTGCGGGGCTACGAAATCCATTGTGGGCAGGTGACGGTGGCGCCGGGCGCACAACCCTTTGGCCTGCGGATGCGGACTGGGGAGGACGCGAGCCAGGTGCCCGAGGGATGCGTGACACGGGGAGGGCAGGTGGCGGGCACCCTCGTGCATGGCCTCTTCGAGAATGTGCCGGTGCGGCGGGCGCTGCTGTCGGAGTTCGGCGTGACGACGGCGGGTGCATCCCCGGCCGACCCGTACGAGGTGCTCGCCGATCATTTCGCGAGTGCCCTGGACCTCACGTACCTCGACCAGATGGTGGGCCTGTGA
- a CDS encoding pyridoxal phosphate-dependent aminotransferase produces the protein MLPSPRPELLHLEPTPHGGDAAPGCVDFSTGVSPLPPPEAVLESFRAADVRRYPHPTGLPLRERVAELHGLPPDGVVVGNGSVELIWALARAFAGPGRSAVVLTPAFAEYAQAVRASGATVESLAAEGPPFEWNLEALLAMLRRHTPSLLFVCRPSNPCLAVFPMEAVRAAAEASPGTLVVVDEAYQPLFEGVPPMSPGGNVVVLRSLTKVFALPGLRLGYLLGEPRLLRAVQASLPPWNVSAPALAAGRVALDCLGQVDAVRAEVARLRGAQQALLAEAGARVDASGGTFLLCRVPEARAFASAAVQAGVRVRDCTSLGLPHHIRLGVRLEADHPLLRAAWRRVRELLE, from the coding sequence GTGTTGCCCTCGCCTCGCCCTGAGTTGCTGCACCTGGAGCCCACCCCGCACGGAGGGGATGCGGCGCCCGGGTGCGTGGACTTCAGCACGGGGGTCTCCCCGCTGCCTCCCCCGGAAGCGGTGCTCGAGTCCTTCCGTGCCGCCGACGTGCGGCGCTATCCGCATCCCACCGGGCTCCCCCTGCGTGAGCGCGTGGCGGAGCTGCACGGGCTGCCGCCGGACGGGGTGGTGGTGGGCAATGGCTCGGTGGAGCTCATCTGGGCCCTGGCTCGCGCCTTCGCCGGACCGGGACGGAGCGCGGTGGTGCTCACCCCCGCCTTCGCGGAGTACGCCCAGGCGGTGCGCGCCAGCGGCGCCACGGTGGAATCCCTGGCCGCCGAGGGGCCGCCCTTCGAGTGGAACCTCGAGGCGCTGCTCGCCATGCTCCGCCGCCACACGCCGTCGCTCCTCTTCGTGTGCCGGCCGAGCAATCCCTGCCTCGCCGTCTTCCCGATGGAGGCGGTGCGGGCCGCGGCGGAGGCCTCGCCCGGGACGCTGGTGGTGGTGGACGAGGCCTACCAGCCGCTCTTCGAGGGCGTGCCGCCCATGAGCCCGGGAGGCAATGTCGTGGTGCTGCGCTCCCTCACCAAGGTGTTCGCCCTGCCGGGGTTGCGGCTCGGCTATCTGCTGGGAGAGCCACGGCTGCTTCGCGCGGTGCAGGCGTCCCTCCCGCCCTGGAACGTCTCGGCGCCGGCGCTGGCGGCGGGCCGGGTGGCGCTCGACTGTCTCGGGCAGGTGGACGCGGTGCGGGCGGAGGTGGCCCGGCTGCGGGGTGCGCAGCAAGCACTCCTGGCCGAGGCCGGCGCCCGGGTGGACGCCTCCGGGGGCACGTTCCTCCTGTGCCGGGTGCCCGAGGCTCGCGCTTTCGCCTCGGCCGCGGTCCAGGCTGGCGTCCGGGTGCGTGACTGCACCAGCCTCGGCCTTCCGCATCACATCCGCCTCGGCGTGAGACTCGAGGCGGATCACCCCCTTCTGCGCGCCGCCTGGAGGCGCGTCCGGGAGTTGCTCGAATGA
- the cbiB gene encoding adenosylcobinamide-phosphate synthase CbiB: MHSVLVLVAALVVDLTWGEPPTPVHPVVWMGRLQRRLRRLAPRAPVPAFLHGLVMAVTGPVVFGLGAWALLRLVSSWPLVQLALEVYLLKSAFAVRALAEAGLAVFRALSEGDAPAARLALRSLVSRDTSGLEPPLLAAAAVESVAENTSDSVVAPLLFYAVAGVPGALAYRAANTLDAMIGYRGELEWLGKAAARLDDVLNLVPARLSAALLVLACALCGASPARAVLSWWRDGAATESPNAGRPMAAVAGGLGVELEKVGHYRLGAGGRQPGAEDIRRAVFLMVAASLLAAALTAAYVYGEGFRVALASP, encoded by the coding sequence ATGCACTCGGTCCTGGTGCTGGTGGCCGCGCTCGTGGTGGACCTCACCTGGGGCGAGCCCCCCACGCCGGTGCACCCCGTGGTGTGGATGGGACGCCTGCAACGGCGTCTGCGCCGGCTGGCGCCCCGTGCGCCCGTGCCCGCGTTCCTTCACGGACTGGTGATGGCGGTGACGGGTCCCGTCGTCTTCGGCCTCGGAGCGTGGGCACTGCTCCGGCTCGTCTCCTCCTGGCCCCTCGTGCAGTTGGCGCTCGAGGTGTACCTCCTCAAGAGCGCCTTCGCGGTGCGGGCCCTCGCCGAGGCGGGCCTGGCCGTCTTCCGCGCGCTGAGCGAGGGGGATGCGCCCGCGGCACGCCTGGCCTTGCGCAGCCTCGTGTCGCGCGACACCTCGGGCCTCGAGCCCCCGCTGTTGGCGGCGGCGGCGGTGGAGTCGGTGGCGGAGAACACCTCGGACTCGGTGGTGGCACCGCTCCTCTTCTACGCGGTGGCGGGAGTCCCCGGGGCGCTCGCGTACCGGGCGGCCAACACCCTGGATGCGATGATTGGCTACCGCGGAGAGCTGGAGTGGCTGGGCAAGGCCGCCGCCCGGCTGGATGACGTCCTCAACCTGGTGCCCGCGCGCCTGTCCGCCGCGCTCCTCGTGTTGGCGTGCGCGCTGTGTGGTGCCTCTCCGGCCCGGGCGGTGCTCTCCTGGTGGCGCGACGGCGCCGCCACCGAGAGCCCCAACGCGGGCCGCCCCATGGCCGCGGTGGCCGGAGGATTGGGAGTGGAGCTGGAGAAGGTGGGGCACTACCGGTTGGGCGCCGGAGGCCGCCAGCCGGGAGCGGAGGACATCCGCCGGGCGGTCTTCCTCATGGTGGCGGCCTCGCTGCTGGCCGCGGCGCTGACGGCCGCCTATGTCTACGGGGAGGGGTTCCGTGTTGCCCTCGCCTCGCCCTGA